The following coding sequences lie in one Musa acuminata AAA Group cultivar baxijiao chromosome BXJ1-8, Cavendish_Baxijiao_AAA, whole genome shotgun sequence genomic window:
- the LOC135585296 gene encoding KH domain-containing protein At5g56140-like isoform X1 encodes MASGRFMAYSPSPSTAPHSPHIPGIRSATGAFAEQEKYLSELLAERQKLSPFVPVLPHCYRLLNQAEIIRVTMLLGNASLLDQSGLEYGSPMTTGGLFSNGGANDMNGWASPFQSERMGLVQPSSAHSWLGSEGSSSGLIVKKTIRVDIPIDKFPTFNFVGRLLGPRGNSLKRVEANTDCRILIRGRGSIKDPTKEEMMRGKPGYEHLNEPLHILVEAELPAEIVDTRLMQAREILEDLLKPVEESQDFFKKQQLRELAMINGTLREEGGHMSGSVSPFHSSLSMKRAKTRE; translated from the exons ATGGCTTCCGGCAGATTCATGGCCTACTCCCCTTCTCCCTCCACCGCACCGCACTCCCCCCACATCCCTGGCATCCGCTCCGCCACCGGAGCCTTCGCCGAGCAGGAGAA GTATCTCTCAGAGTTACTTGCTGAGCGTCAAAAGCTGAGTCCTTTTGTGCCCGTGCTTCCCCATTGTTATCGTCTACTGAACCAGG CAGAGATAATACGTGTTACAATGCTCTTGGGAAATGCATCTCTTTTAGATCAAAGTGGGCTTGAATATGGTAGCCCAATGACTACTGGAGGATTATTTTCAAATGGAGGAGCAAATGATATGAATGGATGGGCATCACCCTTCCAATCTGAA AGGATGGGACTGGTGCAGCCTTCTTCTGCACATAGTTGGCTTGGCTCTGAAGGTAGCTCCTCAGGTCTTATTGTGAAGAAAACCATCAGGGTTGATATTCCTATAGACAAATTCCCTACC TTCAATTTTGTTGGGCGGCTCCTTGGTCCTCGAGGAAACTCCCTAAAGCGAGTGGAGGCAAATACTGATTGTCGTATACTGATTAGAGGGAGAGGAAGCATCAAAGATCCCACCAAG GAGGAGATGATGAGAGGAAAACCAGGATATGAACATTTGAACGAGCCACTTCATATACTTGTAGAGGCTGAACTGCCAGCAGAAATTGTTGACACTCGTCTGATGCAAGCTCGTGAAATCCTTGAAGATTTGTTAAAACCCGTG GAGGAGTCACAAGATTTCTTTAAGAAGCAGCAGCTACGAGAGCTTGCCATGATCAATGGCACACTACGCGAGGAAGGGGGGCACATGTCCGGTTCCGTCTCCCCCTTCCACAGTAGTCTCAGTATGAAGAGAGCAAAGACAAGGGAGTAA
- the LOC135585296 gene encoding KH domain-containing protein At5g56140-like isoform X2, with protein MASGRFMAYSPSPSTAPHSPHIPGIRSATGAFAEQEKYLSELLAERQKLSPFVPVLPHCYRLLNQEIIRVTMLLGNASLLDQSGLEYGSPMTTGGLFSNGGANDMNGWASPFQSERMGLVQPSSAHSWLGSEGSSSGLIVKKTIRVDIPIDKFPTFNFVGRLLGPRGNSLKRVEANTDCRILIRGRGSIKDPTKEEMMRGKPGYEHLNEPLHILVEAELPAEIVDTRLMQAREILEDLLKPVEESQDFFKKQQLRELAMINGTLREEGGHMSGSVSPFHSSLSMKRAKTRE; from the exons ATGGCTTCCGGCAGATTCATGGCCTACTCCCCTTCTCCCTCCACCGCACCGCACTCCCCCCACATCCCTGGCATCCGCTCCGCCACCGGAGCCTTCGCCGAGCAGGAGAA GTATCTCTCAGAGTTACTTGCTGAGCGTCAAAAGCTGAGTCCTTTTGTGCCCGTGCTTCCCCATTGTTATCGTCTACTGAACCAGG AGATAATACGTGTTACAATGCTCTTGGGAAATGCATCTCTTTTAGATCAAAGTGGGCTTGAATATGGTAGCCCAATGACTACTGGAGGATTATTTTCAAATGGAGGAGCAAATGATATGAATGGATGGGCATCACCCTTCCAATCTGAA AGGATGGGACTGGTGCAGCCTTCTTCTGCACATAGTTGGCTTGGCTCTGAAGGTAGCTCCTCAGGTCTTATTGTGAAGAAAACCATCAGGGTTGATATTCCTATAGACAAATTCCCTACC TTCAATTTTGTTGGGCGGCTCCTTGGTCCTCGAGGAAACTCCCTAAAGCGAGTGGAGGCAAATACTGATTGTCGTATACTGATTAGAGGGAGAGGAAGCATCAAAGATCCCACCAAG GAGGAGATGATGAGAGGAAAACCAGGATATGAACATTTGAACGAGCCACTTCATATACTTGTAGAGGCTGAACTGCCAGCAGAAATTGTTGACACTCGTCTGATGCAAGCTCGTGAAATCCTTGAAGATTTGTTAAAACCCGTG GAGGAGTCACAAGATTTCTTTAAGAAGCAGCAGCTACGAGAGCTTGCCATGATCAATGGCACACTACGCGAGGAAGGGGGGCACATGTCCGGTTCCGTCTCCCCCTTCCACAGTAGTCTCAGTATGAAGAGAGCAAAGACAAGGGAGTAA
- the LOC135585296 gene encoding KH domain-containing protein At5g56140-like isoform X3, translating into MLRCLGICSPKEGMNFSCPNTTLGRMCFTFLCCVVEDLLANIFSRAEIIRVTMLLGNASLLDQSGLEYGSPMTTGGLFSNGGANDMNGWASPFQSERMGLVQPSSAHSWLGSEGSSSGLIVKKTIRVDIPIDKFPTFNFVGRLLGPRGNSLKRVEANTDCRILIRGRGSIKDPTKEEMMRGKPGYEHLNEPLHILVEAELPAEIVDTRLMQAREILEDLLKPVEESQDFFKKQQLRELAMINGTLREEGGHMSGSVSPFHSSLSMKRAKTRE; encoded by the exons ATGCTCAGGTGCTTGGGCATATGTTCTCCCAAGGAGGGCATGAACTTCTCTTGTCCTAACACTACTTTGGGAAGGATGTGTTTTACATTTTTGTGCTGTGTGGTCGAAGATCTGTTGGCAAACATATTTTCTAGAG CAGAGATAATACGTGTTACAATGCTCTTGGGAAATGCATCTCTTTTAGATCAAAGTGGGCTTGAATATGGTAGCCCAATGACTACTGGAGGATTATTTTCAAATGGAGGAGCAAATGATATGAATGGATGGGCATCACCCTTCCAATCTGAA AGGATGGGACTGGTGCAGCCTTCTTCTGCACATAGTTGGCTTGGCTCTGAAGGTAGCTCCTCAGGTCTTATTGTGAAGAAAACCATCAGGGTTGATATTCCTATAGACAAATTCCCTACC TTCAATTTTGTTGGGCGGCTCCTTGGTCCTCGAGGAAACTCCCTAAAGCGAGTGGAGGCAAATACTGATTGTCGTATACTGATTAGAGGGAGAGGAAGCATCAAAGATCCCACCAAG GAGGAGATGATGAGAGGAAAACCAGGATATGAACATTTGAACGAGCCACTTCATATACTTGTAGAGGCTGAACTGCCAGCAGAAATTGTTGACACTCGTCTGATGCAAGCTCGTGAAATCCTTGAAGATTTGTTAAAACCCGTG GAGGAGTCACAAGATTTCTTTAAGAAGCAGCAGCTACGAGAGCTTGCCATGATCAATGGCACACTACGCGAGGAAGGGGGGCACATGTCCGGTTCCGTCTCCCCCTTCCACAGTAGTCTCAGTATGAAGAGAGCAAAGACAAGGGAGTAA
- the LOC135585296 gene encoding KH domain-containing protein At5g56140-like isoform X4, with translation MLRCLGICSPKEGMNFSCPNTTLGRMCFTFLCCVVEDLLANIFSREIIRVTMLLGNASLLDQSGLEYGSPMTTGGLFSNGGANDMNGWASPFQSERMGLVQPSSAHSWLGSEGSSSGLIVKKTIRVDIPIDKFPTFNFVGRLLGPRGNSLKRVEANTDCRILIRGRGSIKDPTKEEMMRGKPGYEHLNEPLHILVEAELPAEIVDTRLMQAREILEDLLKPVEESQDFFKKQQLRELAMINGTLREEGGHMSGSVSPFHSSLSMKRAKTRE, from the exons ATGCTCAGGTGCTTGGGCATATGTTCTCCCAAGGAGGGCATGAACTTCTCTTGTCCTAACACTACTTTGGGAAGGATGTGTTTTACATTTTTGTGCTGTGTGGTCGAAGATCTGTTGGCAAACATATTTTCTAGAG AGATAATACGTGTTACAATGCTCTTGGGAAATGCATCTCTTTTAGATCAAAGTGGGCTTGAATATGGTAGCCCAATGACTACTGGAGGATTATTTTCAAATGGAGGAGCAAATGATATGAATGGATGGGCATCACCCTTCCAATCTGAA AGGATGGGACTGGTGCAGCCTTCTTCTGCACATAGTTGGCTTGGCTCTGAAGGTAGCTCCTCAGGTCTTATTGTGAAGAAAACCATCAGGGTTGATATTCCTATAGACAAATTCCCTACC TTCAATTTTGTTGGGCGGCTCCTTGGTCCTCGAGGAAACTCCCTAAAGCGAGTGGAGGCAAATACTGATTGTCGTATACTGATTAGAGGGAGAGGAAGCATCAAAGATCCCACCAAG GAGGAGATGATGAGAGGAAAACCAGGATATGAACATTTGAACGAGCCACTTCATATACTTGTAGAGGCTGAACTGCCAGCAGAAATTGTTGACACTCGTCTGATGCAAGCTCGTGAAATCCTTGAAGATTTGTTAAAACCCGTG GAGGAGTCACAAGATTTCTTTAAGAAGCAGCAGCTACGAGAGCTTGCCATGATCAATGGCACACTACGCGAGGAAGGGGGGCACATGTCCGGTTCCGTCTCCCCCTTCCACAGTAGTCTCAGTATGAAGAGAGCAAAGACAAGGGAGTAA
- the LOC135588207 gene encoding small nuclear ribonucleoprotein SmD1a-like yields MKLVRFLMKLNNETVSIELKNGTVVHGTIIGVDISMNTHLKTVKLTVKGKNPVTLDHLSVRGNNIRYYILPDSLNLETLLVEETPRVKPKKPTAGRSLGRGRGRGRGRGRGRGR; encoded by the exons ATGAAGCTCGTTAG GTTCTTGATGAAGCTCAACAACGAGACCGTCTCGATCGAGCTTAAGAACGGTACCGTTGTCCACGGAACCATCATAG GTGTGGATATTAGCATGAATACTCACTTGAAAACTGTGAAACTCACAGTGAAAGGGAAAAATCCAGTCACTCTTGATCACCTAAGCGTGAGAGGCAACAATATCCGCTACTACATCCTGCCTGACAGTCTGAACCTCGAGACACTATTGGTCGAGGAGACACCTCGGGTCAAGCCCAAAAAGCCAACTGcag GGAGATCCTTGGGACGTGGTCGTGGCCGCGGCCGTGGACGGGGACGAGGTCGGGGCCGTTAA